In a genomic window of Demequina muriae:
- a CDS encoding ABC transporter substrate-binding protein: MSQTPTPRTTTRRRTVRSAALGAIGLLALAACSPPGGDEEPEETSAPTTSATTSASGEISCGTEDVTVEAYVETGFPVFAELAAEFENQHPNVTFNIREDQFAVITQNAPRILADSETDIMRLPQMSELASDGLLLDLDQYAEAFGWDQWPSSQLEQMRVDDEGRRGSGPLYAMGLNYSMTGVFYNVELAEQIGMTEPPATLDEFDAYLQAAADEGLTPLNQFNGGATGGLAFPLQALMASYGDPSEINSWVYQQEGANIDTESNLAAAQHLNGWIESGYFADDINAIDYAQMMARFIEGDSVFIFTGDWESGNLDTQMPGNAGFFLMPPLEEGGQLGAMSAPLTYGVSANAANPDCAATFLDWVATDETARTIAVEIGGSHPMGPADAFMPELDESSVTAQTLAAGATVAENNGTMDFIANATGSIYAQSWTPQLQNMVAGEQTPEGLLELVQSDYLEQIGE; encoded by the coding sequence ATGTCCCAGACACCAACACCCCGCACCACCACGAGGCGGCGCACGGTGCGCTCCGCCGCACTGGGCGCGATCGGGCTTCTCGCCCTCGCCGCCTGCTCCCCCCCGGGAGGCGATGAAGAGCCAGAGGAGACCTCCGCTCCCACCACATCCGCCACGACCTCCGCCAGCGGCGAGATCAGCTGCGGAACTGAGGACGTGACGGTCGAGGCCTACGTCGAGACCGGCTTCCCGGTGTTCGCGGAGCTCGCCGCCGAGTTCGAGAACCAGCACCCGAACGTGACGTTCAACATCCGTGAGGACCAGTTCGCGGTCATCACGCAGAACGCGCCCCGCATCCTGGCGGACTCCGAGACAGACATCATGCGGCTGCCGCAGATGTCGGAGCTCGCGTCCGACGGACTGCTGCTCGACCTCGACCAGTACGCCGAGGCGTTCGGGTGGGACCAGTGGCCGTCCTCTCAGCTCGAGCAGATGCGCGTCGATGACGAGGGGCGTCGCGGAAGCGGCCCGCTCTACGCGATGGGCCTCAACTACTCGATGACCGGCGTCTTCTACAACGTGGAGCTTGCCGAGCAGATCGGCATGACCGAGCCGCCCGCCACGCTCGACGAGTTCGACGCCTACCTGCAGGCCGCGGCCGATGAGGGCCTCACCCCCCTCAACCAGTTCAACGGTGGCGCCACCGGTGGTCTCGCGTTCCCGCTGCAGGCGCTGATGGCGTCCTACGGCGACCCCAGCGAGATCAACTCGTGGGTCTACCAGCAGGAGGGCGCGAACATCGACACCGAGTCGAACCTCGCGGCCGCGCAGCACCTCAACGGCTGGATCGAGTCGGGCTACTTCGCCGACGACATCAACGCGATCGACTACGCGCAGATGATGGCGCGCTTCATCGAGGGCGACAGCGTCTTCATCTTCACGGGTGACTGGGAGTCGGGCAACCTCGACACCCAGATGCCTGGCAACGCGGGCTTCTTCCTGATGCCCCCGCTGGAAGAGGGCGGCCAGCTCGGCGCCATGTCCGCGCCGCTCACGTACGGAGTCTCGGCGAACGCCGCGAACCCCGACTGCGCCGCGACGTTCCTTGACTGGGTCGCCACCGACGAGACTGCTCGCACCATCGCGGTCGAGATCGGCGGCTCTCACCCGATGGGACCGGCCGACGCGTTCATGCCTGAGCTCGACGAGTCCTCCGTGACCGCACAGACTCTCGCGGCCGGCGCCACGGTGGCCGAGAACAACGGCACGATGGACTTCATCGCCAACGCGACGGGATCCATCTACGCACAGAGCTGGACGCCTCAGCTCCAGAACATGGTGGCCGGTGAGCAGACCCCTGAGGGACTGCTGGAACTGGTGCAGTCCGACTACCTCGAGCAGATTGGCGAGTGA
- a CDS encoding carbohydrate ABC transporter permease — protein MSTTWSTTDKASSHPSAPGPSDDLRRKRRADKVRRLRTGLPGLLLVAPALAFYGVFVLRPLVATVQYSFYEWNGISTATWAGVDNYVRLLTDPDLLGPIVNALQLIIYFSFVPVVFGVIAAAIIRKMGASRLAGISRTVLFLPQVIPLVAAGIMWTWLLATDGAVNQFMRVIGLDGLTRAWLGDFDTALPAVGVIGAWVNVGLCMLLMLAGMTKVDPSLYEAARLDGAGPIREFVSVTLPAVRQELGVAIIITVISALRSFDIIFISTQGGPGSSTMVPGLEIYYLAFFEREIGQASALAVALTVLVLIVVLPLNRLTRSDSDS, from the coding sequence ATGTCTACGACCTGGAGCACCACGGATAAGGCCTCGAGCCACCCGTCCGCCCCAGGGCCGTCAGACGACCTCCGCCGCAAGCGCCGTGCCGACAAGGTGCGGCGCTTGCGGACGGGGCTGCCGGGGCTGCTGCTCGTAGCGCCGGCGCTCGCGTTCTACGGAGTGTTCGTGCTGCGGCCACTGGTGGCCACGGTGCAGTACTCCTTCTATGAGTGGAACGGCATCAGCACGGCCACCTGGGCCGGCGTCGACAACTACGTGCGACTGCTGACCGATCCCGACCTGCTCGGGCCGATCGTCAACGCGCTCCAGCTCATCATCTACTTCTCCTTCGTCCCCGTCGTGTTCGGCGTGATCGCCGCCGCGATCATCCGCAAGATGGGAGCGAGCCGCCTCGCGGGCATCTCCCGGACAGTGCTGTTCCTGCCCCAGGTGATCCCGCTCGTCGCCGCCGGCATCATGTGGACCTGGCTGCTCGCCACCGACGGCGCCGTGAACCAGTTCATGCGGGTCATCGGGCTCGACGGTCTCACCCGTGCCTGGCTCGGCGACTTCGACACCGCGCTTCCCGCCGTCGGTGTGATCGGCGCCTGGGTCAACGTGGGCCTGTGCATGCTGCTGATGCTGGCCGGCATGACCAAGGTCGACCCGTCTCTCTACGAGGCCGCGCGCCTCGACGGCGCCGGGCCCATCCGGGAGTTCGTGTCCGTGACCCTCCCGGCCGTGCGCCAGGAGCTGGGCGTCGCGATCATCATCACGGTGATCAGCGCGCTGCGAAGCTTCGACATCATCTTCATCTCGACTCAGGGCGGCCCCGGCAGCTCCACCATGGTGCCCGGTCTCGAGATCTACTACCTCGCGTTCTTCGAGCGGGAGATCGGCCAGGCGTCCGCCCTCGCCGTGGCGCTCACGGTGCTGGTGCTCATCGTGGTCCTCCCGCTCAACCGCCTGACCCGATCGGATAGCGACTCATGA
- a CDS encoding peptidoglycan D,D-transpeptidase FtsI family protein gives MNEPARRLSVVVLVLFLALMGAASYIQVIGAEDLNQDPRNVRTLYREYGNFRGPIVVDGEAVVWSEPVDDPFNYQRSYTQGSLYAAATGFYSIVYGRSGLEQTENALLNGSADALFWTRLGNLFAGEQQQGASVETTLSGELQAVAAEQLGDQRGAVVALDPATGEVLAMVTSPTYDPELLASHDTATVNANYAELLAQEDGPLINRAIAGDTYPPGSTFKLLVAAAALEGGYTPDTELYGPQQLDLPGTSRTISNFGDAECAGDEYLPLADALRISCNTAFADLGMSLGWGVLERKARDFGWDEPLEMPLPVTASGLPESPNESETAMSALGQFDVRATPLQMAMVASAIANDGVLMKPYLVDTVRASDLTVVSQTEPEEYRQSMSPEDASDLTQMMVGAVADGTGRAARIDGVEVAGKTGTAQTGQDTPPHAWFVSFAPADDPVIAIAVIVEEGGETGSGATGGSVAAPIARSIMEKAIQLDAEGDL, from the coding sequence ATGAACGAGCCAGCCCGGCGCCTGTCCGTCGTCGTCCTCGTCCTGTTCCTCGCCCTCATGGGCGCCGCGTCCTACATCCAGGTGATCGGCGCGGAAGACCTCAACCAGGATCCGCGCAACGTGCGCACGCTGTACCGCGAATACGGCAACTTCCGCGGCCCCATCGTCGTGGACGGCGAGGCCGTGGTGTGGTCGGAGCCCGTCGACGACCCCTTCAACTACCAGCGCAGCTACACCCAGGGTTCGCTCTACGCGGCCGCGACGGGCTTCTACTCGATCGTGTACGGCCGCAGCGGGCTGGAGCAGACGGAGAACGCGCTGCTCAACGGATCCGCCGACGCGCTGTTCTGGACGCGGCTGGGCAACCTGTTCGCGGGCGAGCAGCAGCAGGGCGCCTCAGTCGAGACCACGCTCTCCGGCGAGCTCCAGGCGGTCGCGGCAGAGCAGCTGGGCGACCAGCGCGGAGCGGTGGTCGCGCTCGACCCTGCGACGGGCGAGGTGCTCGCGATGGTGACGAGCCCCACCTACGATCCTGAGCTGCTGGCGAGCCACGACACCGCCACCGTCAACGCAAACTATGCCGAGCTGCTGGCGCAGGAGGACGGACCGCTCATCAACCGCGCGATCGCGGGCGACACCTACCCGCCGGGGTCCACGTTCAAGCTGCTGGTGGCGGCCGCGGCGCTCGAGGGCGGATACACGCCGGACACCGAGCTCTACGGGCCCCAGCAGCTGGACCTTCCCGGCACGAGCCGGACCATCAGCAACTTCGGCGATGCCGAGTGCGCCGGCGACGAGTACCTGCCGCTCGCGGACGCGCTGCGCATCAGCTGCAACACGGCGTTCGCCGACCTCGGGATGTCGCTCGGATGGGGCGTGCTCGAGCGCAAGGCGCGCGACTTCGGGTGGGACGAGCCGCTCGAGATGCCGCTGCCGGTCACCGCATCGGGCCTGCCCGAGTCGCCCAACGAGTCCGAGACCGCGATGAGCGCGCTCGGCCAGTTCGACGTGCGGGCCACGCCGCTCCAGATGGCGATGGTCGCCTCCGCGATCGCCAACGACGGTGTGCTCATGAAGCCCTACCTCGTCGACACCGTACGCGCCTCGGATCTCACGGTGGTGTCGCAGACCGAGCCCGAGGAGTACCGCCAGTCCATGAGCCCGGAGGACGCCTCCGACCTCACGCAGATGATGGTGGGCGCGGTGGCTGACGGCACCGGCCGCGCGGCGCGCATCGACGGCGTCGAGGTCGCGGGCAAGACCGGCACCGCACAGACCGGCCAGGACACGCCTCCCCACGCATGGTTCGTGTCCTTCGCGCCTGCCGACGATCCGGTGATCGCCATCGCGGTCATCGTCGAGGAGGGCGGCGAGACGGGTTCCGGCGCCACCGGCGGATCGGTCGCGGCCCCGATCGCGCGCTCGATC
- a CDS encoding FhaA domain-containing protein: MGVLDRFEKGVENAVHGAFAKTFKSGVKPVELASAVRRQCDARAAAVDRNRTVAPNEYTIALSATDHDTIEAWGADALSHELEDTLRDHAERQRYSFVGAVSVDFERDESLSTGRLAVTSRTTRGPVAPATARDHHSRHPLLDIDGERYHLTGEMTVVGRGSESDIVVDDTGVSRQHCRFEVTDQGTILTDLGSTNGTLVEGQRVNEVTLVDGNAVTVGRTTIMYWDGLPVDEDV, translated from the coding sequence ATGGGAGTCCTGGATCGCTTCGAGAAGGGCGTCGAGAACGCCGTCCACGGCGCGTTCGCGAAGACCTTCAAGTCCGGCGTGAAGCCGGTGGAGCTGGCGAGCGCCGTGCGGCGCCAGTGCGACGCGCGCGCTGCCGCGGTCGACCGCAATCGCACCGTCGCTCCCAACGAGTACACGATCGCCCTCAGCGCCACGGATCACGACACCATCGAGGCCTGGGGCGCCGATGCGCTCTCTCACGAGCTCGAGGACACGCTGCGCGACCACGCGGAACGGCAGCGCTACAGTTTCGTGGGCGCGGTCAGCGTGGACTTCGAGCGCGATGAGTCGCTGTCGACCGGGCGGCTGGCGGTCACGAGCCGCACCACGCGCGGCCCGGTCGCTCCGGCAACGGCCCGCGACCACCACTCGCGGCACCCGCTGCTGGACATCGATGGCGAGCGATACCACCTCACCGGCGAGATGACGGTGGTGGGGCGTGGCTCGGAATCCGACATCGTGGTCGACGACACGGGGGTGTCGCGCCAGCACTGCCGCTTCGAGGTCACCGACCAGGGCACCATCCTCACCGACCTGGGATCCACCAACGGCACCCTCGTGGAGGGCCAGCGCGTGAATGAGGTCACGCTCGTCGACGGGAACGCCGTGACCGTGGGCCGCACCACGATCATGTACTGGGACGGCCTCCCCGTCGACGAGGACGTGTAA
- a CDS encoding PP2C family protein-serine/threonine phosphatase, which yields MFLGLHFAARSDVGLIRSNNQDSAYAGPHLLVVADGMGGAAGGDIASSIAVGRLAGLDGESHGPDDALDELKSAIADAHAEIVDRARNDPELSGLGTTVTALLRAGSTLCMAHIGDSRAYLLRNDSLDQVTTDHSFVQHLVDTGRLSAADAEHHPKRSMLLRVLGDVDADVPVDISVRETRTGDRWLLCSDGLSGVVSRDTLHKTLVEVADPADCADALVSLALSAGAPDNVTCIVADVVDIDASPDGVGPPTASQIVGSAARDRHRPSAAGRSAAGKAARLSTPDEVDDDEEPSRSARLWSRARPWLLPLAALLVVIGGAWGAYAWTQTQYYVGASDDAVAIYRGIPQELPVVALQTLVETTGIPLEDLAPYQQQRIDDTIRAGSLEGARAIVQALEANLPTPEPLPSPSISAEPSPGPTATVSPSPAASADASAASALDSEADSPESGV from the coding sequence GTGTTCCTCGGTCTCCACTTCGCCGCGCGCTCTGACGTGGGCCTCATCAGGTCCAACAATCAGGACTCGGCGTATGCGGGACCGCACCTGCTGGTCGTCGCGGACGGCATGGGCGGAGCGGCCGGAGGAGACATCGCGTCATCCATCGCGGTCGGCCGCCTCGCGGGCCTCGACGGCGAGTCCCACGGGCCCGACGACGCTCTCGACGAGCTGAAGTCGGCGATCGCCGACGCCCACGCCGAGATCGTGGACCGCGCACGCAACGACCCCGAGCTGTCAGGGCTGGGCACCACCGTGACGGCGCTGCTGCGCGCGGGCTCGACCCTCTGCATGGCGCACATCGGCGACTCGCGCGCGTATCTGCTCAGGAACGACTCTCTCGATCAGGTCACCACCGACCACAGCTTCGTCCAGCACCTGGTCGACACCGGGCGCCTCAGCGCGGCGGACGCCGAGCACCACCCCAAGCGCTCGATGCTGCTGCGCGTGCTCGGAGACGTGGATGCCGACGTCCCCGTGGACATCTCGGTGCGAGAGACCCGCACGGGCGACCGCTGGCTGCTGTGCTCTGACGGGCTGTCCGGCGTGGTGAGCCGCGACACCCTCCACAAGACGCTCGTCGAGGTCGCCGACCCCGCAGACTGTGCCGACGCGCTGGTGTCTCTCGCGCTCTCCGCCGGCGCCCCCGACAACGTCACCTGCATCGTCGCCGACGTGGTCGACATCGATGCGTCCCCCGATGGCGTGGGCCCGCCCACCGCCTCGCAGATCGTCGGCTCCGCGGCCCGCGATCGTCATCGCCCCTCCGCCGCGGGACGCTCCGCCGCAGGCAAGGCGGCGCGGCTGTCGACCCCTGACGAGGTCGACGACGACGAGGAGCCTTCCCGAAGCGCCCGCCTCTGGTCCCGCGCCCGTCCCTGGCTGCTGCCGCTCGCGGCGCTGCTCGTGGTGATCGGCGGCGCATGGGGCGCCTACGCGTGGACCCAGACTCAGTACTACGTGGGCGCATCGGACGATGCGGTGGCGATCTACCGCGGCATCCCCCAGGAGCTCCCGGTCGTCGCCCTTCAGACCCTCGTCGAGACCACCGGCATCCCGCTCGAGGACCTCGCTCCGTACCAGCAGCAGCGCATCGACGACACGATCAGGGCCGGCAGTCTCGAGGGCGCCAGGGCGATCGTGCAGGCGCTCGAGGCGAACCTGCCGACGCCCGAGCCCCTGCCATCGCCGAGCATCTCCGCCGAACCCTCTCCCGGCCCCACCGCCACCGTGTCCCCCAGCCCTGCCGCGAGCGCGGACGCCTCCGCCGCATCGGCCCTTGACAGCGAGGCCGACTCGCCGGAGAGCGGGGTCTGA
- a CDS encoding FHA domain-containing protein FhaB/FipA, which produces MSELSITLLRFGFLILLWALVLAAIGVLRADLYGTRVTSRGRGRAARRRDDARADKVAAPARSNTGVRTGSISTRDETLAHLAVTAGTLKGTTIPLGSAPILIGRSPTCTLVIDDDYCSARHCRVFPDAGGWLVEDLGSTNGTFLDNQRVDDPMPFKRGDKLRLGGTTLELRS; this is translated from the coding sequence ATGAGTGAACTCTCGATCACGCTGCTGCGCTTCGGCTTCCTCATCCTTCTGTGGGCACTGGTGCTCGCCGCGATCGGCGTCCTGCGCGCGGACCTCTACGGCACGCGCGTCACGTCACGCGGCCGCGGCAGGGCTGCACGGCGGAGGGACGATGCGCGGGCGGACAAGGTCGCAGCGCCCGCCAGGTCGAACACGGGTGTGCGCACGGGGTCGATCTCCACGAGGGACGAGACTCTCGCGCACCTGGCCGTCACGGCGGGAACGCTCAAGGGCACCACGATTCCGCTCGGCTCCGCCCCGATCCTCATCGGCCGCTCGCCCACCTGCACCCTCGTCATCGACGACGACTACTGCTCGGCGCGCCACTGCCGCGTGTTCCCCGATGCCGGCGGGTGGCTCGTCGAGGACCTCGGCTCCACCAACGGGACGTTCCTCGACAACCAGCGCGTGGACGACCCGATGCCGTTCAAGCGGGGCGACAAGCTGCGGCTCGGCGGCACCACGCTCGAGCTGAGGAGCTGA
- a CDS encoding alpha/beta hydrolase translates to MNEEPPRPPFDPEVARALAQQQDIIVTTMSHDDIPRVRGLGADVAPTGPLTHGGFDRADLTAPGRGDMPDVPVVVLTPPGHGAPAPVLVFLHGGGMIAGIPESDLDAMADLAHHTGCAVVSVAYRLAPEQPYPAAADDVVTALEWLASGAAPAALDPRRIVLSGISAGGGLAASVALRCRDTDGPRISGLLLMCPMLDHRSNSASALQMIGAGSWDATANATAWEAYLGGAVPTSHASAALADDLSELPPVFIDVGSTETFRDECVDFASRLWQHGGDAELHVWPGGAHAFDMLAPWTRMARTARDTREAWLRRLLTRLPAA, encoded by the coding sequence ATGAACGAGGAGCCTCCGCGCCCCCCGTTCGACCCCGAGGTGGCCAGAGCCCTGGCGCAGCAGCAGGACATCATCGTGACGACCATGAGTCACGACGACATCCCACGCGTGAGGGGTCTGGGCGCGGACGTCGCTCCCACGGGTCCGCTCACCCACGGCGGCTTCGACCGGGCCGACCTCACCGCTCCGGGACGGGGGGACATGCCTGACGTCCCGGTGGTGGTGCTCACCCCGCCAGGTCACGGAGCGCCGGCCCCGGTGCTCGTGTTCCTGCACGGCGGAGGCATGATCGCGGGCATTCCCGAGTCCGACCTCGATGCCATGGCCGACCTGGCGCACCACACCGGCTGCGCCGTGGTGTCGGTGGCGTACCGGCTCGCTCCCGAGCAGCCGTATCCCGCGGCAGCCGATGACGTGGTGACCGCTCTCGAGTGGCTCGCGTCAGGTGCGGCTCCTGCCGCGCTCGACCCGCGCCGCATCGTGCTCAGCGGGATCAGTGCGGGGGGCGGCCTCGCAGCCTCCGTGGCGCTGCGGTGCCGCGACACGGACGGGCCACGAATCAGCGGGCTGCTGCTGATGTGCCCGATGCTCGATCACCGCTCGAACTCGGCGTCCGCACTCCAGATGATCGGCGCCGGCTCGTGGGACGCGACCGCGAACGCGACGGCGTGGGAGGCCTATCTCGGAGGCGCGGTCCCCACGTCTCATGCCTCCGCGGCGCTGGCCGACGACCTGTCCGAGTTGCCCCCGGTGTTCATCGACGTAGGCTCAACGGAGACGTTCCGCGATGAGTGCGTCGACTTCGCGTCACGTCTGTGGCAGCACGGCGGCGATGCCGAGCTGCACGTGTGGCCGGGCGGCGCCCATGCGTTCGACATGCTCGCGCCGTGGACGCGGATGGCGCGCACTGCCCGGGACACACGTGAGGCCTGGCTCCGTCGCCTGCTGACCCGCCTGCCCGCCGCGTGA
- a CDS encoding carbohydrate ABC transporter permease yields the protein MNTTARELWTGRILLIVVMAVTIVPFVSLFITALHPPGTYPPGLALPEEFHWNNFLLAFDAANMGALLQSSFIIELGVVPIAILIATLAGFALGHLNVPFKRTLFIIFVLGLTLPFEGIIVPLYYQMRDYGLLNTQLAIILPLIGLFMPFAVMWMRAHFVNMPQELSEAARMDGASTWQLFWRVHVPLSRPAIASLAILLFLWTWNQFLLAIVLVDDPEKRTMAGALGAFQGQWGTDIPLLCAGSLLILTPTLIVFLVFQRQFVAALLQGAVKG from the coding sequence ATGAACACCACCGCTCGCGAGCTCTGGACGGGGCGGATCCTCCTCATCGTCGTGATGGCGGTGACCATCGTGCCGTTCGTGAGCCTGTTCATCACGGCGCTGCACCCTCCCGGCACCTACCCGCCCGGGCTGGCGCTGCCCGAGGAGTTCCACTGGAACAACTTCCTGCTGGCCTTCGACGCCGCGAACATGGGCGCGCTGCTCCAGTCGAGCTTCATCATCGAGCTCGGCGTGGTGCCGATCGCGATCCTCATCGCGACCCTCGCGGGGTTCGCGCTCGGCCACCTGAACGTACCCTTCAAGCGGACGCTGTTCATCATCTTCGTGCTGGGCCTGACGCTGCCGTTCGAGGGCATCATCGTGCCGCTGTACTACCAGATGCGTGACTACGGGCTTCTGAACACCCAGCTCGCGATCATCCTGCCGCTGATCGGTCTGTTCATGCCGTTCGCGGTGATGTGGATGCGCGCGCACTTCGTGAACATGCCTCAGGAGCTCTCGGAGGCGGCGCGCATGGATGGTGCGAGCACATGGCAGCTGTTCTGGCGGGTGCACGTGCCCCTGTCACGGCCCGCGATCGCCTCGCTCGCGATCCTGCTGTTCCTGTGGACATGGAATCAGTTCCTGCTGGCGATCGTGCTCGTCGACGACCCGGAGAAGCGCACCATGGCCGGCGCGCTGGGTGCGTTCCAGGGCCAGTGGGGCACGGATATCCCGCTGCTGTGCGCTGGCTCGCTGCTGATCCTCACCCCCACGCTCATCGTGTTCCTCGTGTTCCAGCGCCAGTTCGTCGCCGCACTGCTCCAAGGCGCGGTGAAGGGATGA
- a CDS encoding LacI family DNA-binding transcriptional regulator, which produces MANKRVTLADVAAEAGVAVSTASLVLSGRGAAVRISTSSQQRVRDAAQRLGYRPNAVSVGLRKGHTSTLGFISDSVASSRLAGEMIKGAIEAARDRGFMVFVGETGGNTTLERQLLDAMFDRQVDGVILASMLTHGRDLPAELTRTPAVLLNIATEGDPALPVVLPAEHQAGRDAATTLVEAGHRDIHLIGAGPGPDDVRTISSAARQRLAGILEVLGENGLAPASGRDINQWLPPEGYRAASALLEKGVPGALLCFNDRLAMGAYQAVQERGLSIPGDVSVVSFDDASIAAWLHPGLTTFALPHRAMGKKAADLVVDVIEHDRRGTDQPAPGSGVHLIPMPKRDRDSVRHLNS; this is translated from the coding sequence GTGGCCAACAAGCGGGTGACACTGGCCGACGTCGCCGCCGAAGCCGGCGTCGCCGTCTCGACCGCCTCGCTCGTGCTCTCCGGACGGGGCGCCGCGGTCCGGATCTCCACCAGCTCGCAGCAGCGCGTGCGCGATGCCGCGCAACGGCTGGGCTACCGGCCCAACGCCGTGTCGGTGGGCTTGCGCAAGGGCCATACGAGCACGCTGGGGTTCATTTCCGACTCCGTGGCCTCCTCCCGCCTCGCCGGCGAGATGATCAAGGGCGCCATCGAGGCGGCGCGCGACCGTGGCTTCATGGTCTTCGTCGGCGAGACCGGCGGCAACACCACTCTCGAGCGCCAGCTGCTCGATGCGATGTTCGATCGCCAGGTCGACGGCGTGATCCTCGCGTCGATGCTGACCCACGGCCGCGACCTGCCCGCCGAGCTCACCCGCACCCCTGCGGTGCTCCTCAACATCGCCACCGAGGGAGACCCTGCCCTGCCGGTCGTCCTCCCCGCAGAGCACCAGGCAGGGCGCGACGCCGCCACGACCCTGGTCGAAGCGGGCCACCGGGACATCCACCTCATCGGCGCCGGCCCCGGCCCGGACGATGTGCGCACGATCTCGAGCGCGGCCCGCCAGCGCCTGGCGGGCATCCTCGAAGTGCTGGGGGAGAACGGCCTCGCCCCCGCATCGGGCCGCGACATCAACCAGTGGCTGCCGCCTGAGGGCTACCGCGCCGCCAGTGCGCTGCTGGAGAAGGGCGTGCCGGGCGCGCTGCTGTGCTTCAACGACCGTCTCGCGATGGGCGCGTACCAGGCGGTGCAGGAGCGCGGCCTGTCGATTCCGGGCGACGTCTCCGTGGTGTCCTTCGACGACGCGTCAATCGCCGCATGGCTGCACCCGGGCCTCACCACGTTCGCCCTTCCGCATCGCGCGATGGGCAAGAAGGCGGCGGATCTGGTGGTCGATGTCATCGAGCACGACCGCCGCGGCACCGACCAGCCGGCGCCTGGCTCCGGGGTCCACCTGATCCCGATGCCCAAGCGCGATCGTGACTCCGTGCGCCATCTCAACAGCTGA
- a CDS encoding FtsW/RodA/SpoVE family cell cycle protein, protein MATVSELQVRTGRRAELALLGVSWSIIVLARALVDYHADFLELRTLGIYAGVAAALMLGCHLLLRRYAPSADPVLLPAVLAINGVGLAMIRRVDFGYAQYRGRDTAFGDAQIGWTVAGVLLAMAVIFLIRDHRLLRRFTYTAGVVGLVLYLLPLVPGLGVTINGARIWIDLFGRSLQPGEFAKIAMVIFFAGYLVTNRDTLALAGPKFLGLRFPRPRDMGPLLLVWAAALLLMVYQRDLGASLLFFGIFLGMLYVATQRISWVVTGVAMFGIGAVLAGTIFPHVRARYDAWLNALDPDLYSSGTSEQLVRGLFGMASGGLFGTGLGEGRPDLVPYAESDFIIASIGEEMGLTGLMAILALYLILVQRAFRTSIGVRDGFGKLVAGGLGFALALQVFIVVGGVTRVIPLTGLTTPWLAYGGSSMLANWIIVGLLLRISDQARRTTAEVAE, encoded by the coding sequence GTGGCGACCGTCTCCGAGCTGCAGGTCCGCACCGGGCGGCGCGCCGAGCTCGCGCTGCTGGGCGTGTCGTGGTCGATCATCGTGCTCGCCCGCGCGCTCGTCGACTACCACGCCGACTTCCTCGAGCTGCGGACTCTCGGCATCTACGCGGGCGTGGCGGCGGCGCTCATGCTCGGGTGCCACCTGCTGCTGAGGCGCTACGCCCCGTCCGCCGACCCCGTGCTGCTGCCTGCCGTGCTCGCCATCAACGGCGTCGGCCTGGCGATGATCCGGCGCGTCGACTTCGGCTACGCGCAGTATCGGGGCCGCGACACCGCGTTCGGAGACGCGCAGATCGGCTGGACCGTGGCCGGAGTGCTGCTGGCGATGGCGGTCATCTTCCTGATCCGCGACCATCGCCTGCTGCGCCGCTTCACCTACACCGCGGGCGTCGTCGGACTGGTGCTGTATCTGCTGCCGCTCGTGCCCGGGCTGGGCGTGACCATCAACGGCGCGCGCATCTGGATCGATCTGTTCGGCCGGTCGCTGCAGCCCGGCGAGTTCGCCAAGATCGCCATGGTCATCTTCTTCGCGGGCTACCTCGTGACGAATCGCGACACCCTCGCGCTCGCGGGACCCAAGTTCCTGGGACTGCGGTTCCCGCGCCCCCGCGACATGGGGCCGCTGCTGCTGGTCTGGGCGGCCGCGCTGCTGCTCATGGTCTACCAGCGCGACCTCGGTGCCTCGCTGCTGTTCTTCGGCATCTTCCTGGGGATGCTCTACGTGGCGACGCAGCGCATCAGCTGGGTCGTCACCGGTGTGGCGATGTTCGGCATCGGCGCGGTGCTCGCGGGCACGATCTTCCCCCACGTGCGCGCGCGCTACGACGCGTGGCTCAACGCACTCGACCCCGACCTCTACTCGTCGGGCACCTCCGAACAGCTGGTGCGCGGCCTCTTCGGCATGGCCTCCGGGGGCCTGTTCGGCACTGGCTTGGGTGAGGGCCGTCCCGACCTGGTGCCGTACGCGGAGTCCGACTTCATCATCGCGTCGATCGGCGAGGAGATGGGGCTCACCGGCCTCATGGCGATCCTCGCGCTCTACCTCATCCTCGTGCAGCGCGCGTTCCGCACCTCGATCGGGGTCCGCGACGGGTTCGGCAAGCTCGTCGCGGGCGGCCTCGGCTTCGCGCTCGCCCTGCAGGTGTTCATCGTGGTGGGCGGCGTGACGAGGGTGATCCCGCTCACCGGCCTCACCACGCCCTGGCTCGCCTACGGGGGATCGTCAATGCTGGCGAACTGGATCATCGTGGGCCTGCTGCTGCGCATCTCCGACCAGGCACGTCGCACGACAGCGGAGGTGGCCGAATGA